A single window of Streptomyces diastaticus subsp. diastaticus DNA harbors:
- a CDS encoding DUF4429 domain-containing protein, with the protein MAEITQRDGSWAYDDGRIRIVPGTKAHPVRQVLGEVVVPLEAVAGITFERDRKGGRLRLRLRDGACPVVRAAEGRLPEGADPYRLVVEAGREDLAEYIVAEVRQALLLEQVAEGPADRFLLPGPSLPVSGGGGDGTAAFDGREARLTWNWKGKETKTSGGPVTLPLADLTGVSWVPAQGLENGHLRFLTRSGGGKSVAAEHDPHALDLWGLSKKEHTAVLVAAAVLVALEARGEAAVEPAALPEAEPPAQLPPSPAPAAADDPDALLRRLRELGELHRDGVLTEEEFALAKQAVLRRL; encoded by the coding sequence ATGGCGGAGATCACGCAGCGCGACGGTTCCTGGGCCTACGACGACGGGCGGATACGGATCGTGCCGGGAACCAAGGCCCACCCGGTGCGGCAGGTGCTCGGTGAGGTGGTGGTGCCGCTGGAGGCGGTCGCCGGGATCACCTTCGAGCGGGACCGCAAGGGCGGGCGGCTCAGACTACGGCTGCGCGACGGGGCCTGTCCGGTGGTGCGCGCCGCCGAGGGGCGGCTGCCCGAGGGCGCGGACCCGTACCGGCTGGTGGTCGAGGCGGGCCGCGAGGACCTGGCCGAGTACATCGTGGCCGAGGTGCGCCAGGCGCTGCTGCTGGAGCAGGTCGCCGAGGGGCCGGCCGACCGGTTCCTGCTGCCCGGCCCCTCCCTGCCGGTCTCGGGCGGCGGCGGGGACGGCACGGCCGCCTTCGACGGACGCGAGGCGCGGCTGACCTGGAACTGGAAGGGCAAGGAGACCAAGACCTCCGGCGGCCCCGTCACCCTGCCGCTCGCCGACCTCACCGGCGTCTCCTGGGTGCCCGCCCAGGGCCTGGAGAACGGCCATCTGCGCTTCCTGACCCGCTCCGGCGGCGGCAAGTCGGTGGCCGCCGAGCACGACCCGCACGCCCTGGACCTGTGGGGCCTGTCCAAGAAGGAACACACCGCCGTCCTGGTGGCCGCGGCGGTCCTGGTGGCACTGGAGGCCCGGGGCGAGGCGGCGGTGGAGCCTGCCGCGCTCCCGGAGGCCGAACCGCCTGCCCAGCTCCCGCCGTCGCCCGCCCCGGCCGCCGCCGACGACCCGGACGCCCTGCTGCGCCGCCTGCGGGAGCTGGGCGAGCTGCACCGGGACGGGGTGCTGACGGAGGAGGAGTTCGCCCTCGCCAAGCAGGCGGTGCTGCGGCGGCTGTGA
- a CDS encoding SDR family NAD(P)-dependent oxidoreductase — MSTTTGLAGRAVVVTGAGSGIGRAAALRFAAEGAKVLLADLNGEAAEAAAREITEAGGTAVTVVGDLGDQAVVDRVVATAVERFGSLDVLVNNAGIMDRMSAAGDTGDAEWERVIRVNLTAPFLLTRAALPHLLATGRGAVVFTASEASLRGSAAGAAYTAAKHGVAGLTKSVAVMYREKGLRANAVAPGGTATNIQVDADREAHGPAVLGSYMRNIGSPAQAEEQAAAIVFLASDAASNINGVILPVDGGWAAV, encoded by the coding sequence ATGAGCACCACCACCGGCCTCGCGGGCCGCGCCGTCGTCGTCACCGGAGCCGGCTCCGGCATAGGCAGGGCGGCCGCCCTGCGCTTCGCCGCCGAGGGCGCCAAGGTCCTCCTCGCCGACCTGAACGGCGAGGCCGCCGAGGCCGCGGCCCGGGAGATCACCGAGGCCGGCGGCACCGCCGTCACCGTCGTGGGCGACCTCGGCGACCAGGCGGTCGTCGACCGGGTCGTCGCCACCGCCGTCGAGCGGTTCGGCTCCCTCGACGTCCTCGTCAACAACGCCGGGATCATGGACCGCATGTCGGCCGCCGGGGACACCGGGGACGCCGAGTGGGAGCGGGTCATCCGGGTCAACCTCACCGCCCCCTTCCTGCTGACCCGAGCCGCGTTGCCGCACCTGCTCGCCACCGGCAGGGGCGCGGTCGTCTTCACCGCCTCCGAGGCGTCCCTGCGCGGCAGCGCCGCCGGCGCCGCGTACACCGCCGCCAAGCACGGCGTCGCCGGACTCACCAAGTCCGTGGCCGTCATGTACCGCGAGAAGGGCCTGCGCGCCAACGCCGTCGCGCCCGGCGGCACCGCCACCAACATCCAGGTCGACGCCGACCGCGAGGCCCACGGCCCGGCCGTCCTCGGCTCCTACATGCGCAACATCGGCAGCCCCGCCCAGGCCGAGGAGCAGGCCGCCGCCATCGTCTTCCTCGCCTCCGACGCCGCCAGCAACATCAACGGGGTGATCCTCCCGGTCGACGGAGGGTGGGCGGCGGTCTGA
- a CDS encoding GNAT family N-acetyltransferase: MTAPRTATVRPDRLAIRPLDLDADAGLVHGWVTHPKSAFWLMQGLSVDEVRAEYASIAANPHHDAFIGLYEGSPAFLMERYDPAHVELVGLYDPEPGDAGMHFLCAPAGTPLHGFTRAVIFAVMEYLFADPDTVRVVVEPDVRNTAVHALNEAVGFEVVEKIAKPEKEAYLSVCTRDAFEAARKKAATAQAGDETKEQAPR; the protein is encoded by the coding sequence ATGACCGCCCCCCGCACCGCGACAGTCCGCCCCGACCGGCTCGCGATACGCCCGCTGGACCTCGACGCCGACGCCGGCCTGGTGCACGGCTGGGTCACCCACCCCAAATCGGCCTTCTGGCTGATGCAGGGGCTCAGCGTCGACGAGGTCCGCGCCGAGTACGCCTCGATCGCGGCCAACCCGCACCACGACGCCTTCATCGGCCTGTACGAAGGCTCCCCGGCCTTCCTCATGGAGCGGTACGACCCCGCCCACGTGGAGCTGGTCGGCCTCTACGACCCCGAGCCCGGCGACGCCGGCATGCACTTCCTGTGCGCGCCGGCCGGCACGCCGCTGCACGGCTTCACCCGCGCGGTGATCTTCGCCGTCATGGAGTACCTCTTCGCCGACCCGGACACCGTCCGCGTGGTGGTCGAGCCCGACGTGCGGAACACGGCCGTCCACGCGCTCAACGAGGCGGTCGGCTTCGAGGTCGTCGAGAAGATCGCCAAGCCCGAGAAGGAGGCCTACCTGAGCGTCTGCACCCGGGACGCCTTCGAGGCGGCGCGGAAGAAGGCGGCGACAGCACAGGCGGGGGACGAGACGAAGGAGCAGGCTCCGCGATGA
- a CDS encoding pyridoxal phosphate-dependent decarboxylase family protein encodes MSLLAPRSHLLNDLNVEAYRRSVTEGVERVAAQLSGATSPFTGVTPAALAPVVDAVDLDRPLGDTAAALDELTEVYLRDAVYFHHPRYLAHLNCPVVIPAVLGEAVLSAVNSSLDTWDQSAGGTLIERRLIDWTAGRIGLGESADGVFTSGGSQSNLQAMLLAREEAKAAHPTQLRVFTSDVSHFSVRKSATLLGLGPDAVVVVPTDRERRMRIEVLAAELRRCEAEGLVPMAVVGTAGTTDFGSIDPLPEIAELCARHNTWMHVDAAYGCGLLVSPTRRGRLTGVEHADSVTVDYHKSFFQPVSSSALLVRDGTTLRHATYHAEYLNPRRAAEERIPNQVDKSLQTTRRFDALKLWMTLRVMGADGIGQLFDEVCDLAGEGWELLVADPRFDVVVEPSLSTLVFRYLPGRPTDPAQIDRANLYARKALFASGDAVVAGTKVDGRHYLKFTLLNPETKASDIAAVLDLIAGHAEQYLGESLVHAS; translated from the coding sequence ATGAGTCTCCTCGCGCCCAGGTCTCACCTGCTGAACGACCTGAACGTCGAGGCGTACCGCCGCTCCGTCACCGAAGGTGTCGAGCGTGTGGCCGCTCAGCTGTCAGGTGCCACCAGCCCGTTCACCGGCGTCACCCCGGCCGCGCTCGCCCCCGTCGTCGACGCCGTCGATCTCGACCGGCCGCTCGGCGACACCGCCGCCGCCCTGGACGAGCTGACCGAGGTGTACCTGCGCGACGCCGTCTACTTCCACCACCCGCGCTACCTCGCCCACCTCAACTGCCCGGTCGTCATCCCGGCCGTCCTCGGCGAGGCGGTCCTCTCGGCGGTCAACTCCTCCCTGGACACCTGGGACCAGTCGGCGGGCGGCACCCTCATCGAACGGCGCCTCATCGACTGGACGGCCGGCCGCATCGGCCTCGGCGAGAGCGCCGACGGCGTCTTCACCAGCGGCGGCTCGCAGTCCAACCTCCAGGCCATGCTGCTCGCCCGCGAGGAGGCCAAGGCAGCGCACCCCACCCAGCTGCGCGTCTTCACCTCCGACGTCAGCCACTTCAGCGTCCGCAAGTCGGCGACGCTGCTGGGTCTCGGCCCGGACGCCGTGGTGGTCGTCCCCACCGACCGCGAGCGCCGCATGCGGATCGAGGTGCTCGCCGCCGAGCTGCGCCGCTGCGAGGCCGAGGGCCTGGTGCCGATGGCCGTCGTCGGCACCGCCGGCACCACCGACTTCGGCTCGATCGACCCGCTCCCGGAGATCGCCGAACTCTGCGCCCGCCACAACACCTGGATGCACGTCGACGCCGCGTACGGCTGCGGACTGCTCGTCTCCCCCACCAGGCGCGGACGGCTCACCGGCGTCGAGCACGCCGACTCGGTCACCGTCGACTACCACAAGTCGTTCTTCCAGCCGGTGAGTTCCTCCGCCCTGCTGGTCCGCGACGGCACCACCCTGCGGCACGCCACGTACCACGCGGAGTACCTCAACCCGCGCCGGGCCGCCGAGGAGCGCATCCCCAACCAGGTCGACAAGTCGCTTCAGACCACCCGCCGCTTCGACGCCCTGAAACTGTGGATGACGCTGCGCGTGATGGGCGCCGACGGCATCGGCCAGCTCTTCGACGAGGTCTGCGACCTCGCGGGCGAGGGCTGGGAGCTGCTCGTCGCCGACCCGCGCTTCGACGTGGTCGTCGAGCCCTCGCTCTCCACCCTCGTCTTCCGCTACCTGCCCGGCCGGCCCACCGACCCGGCGCAGATCGACCGTGCCAACCTCTACGCCCGCAAAGCGCTCTTCGCCTCCGGTGACGCCGTCGTGGCGGGCACCAAGGTGGACGGGCGGCACTACCTCAAGTTCACCCTTCTCAACCCCGAGACGAAGGCGTCCGACATCGCCGCCGTCCTCGACCTCATAGCCGGCCACGCCGAGCAGTACCTGGGAGAGTCCCTTGTCCACGCCTCTTGA
- a CDS encoding TetR/AcrR family transcriptional regulator: MAAGKDGAPGARIGRPPLTERRRAATRLEIAREAVRLFAARGVAATTADEIAAAAGISPRTLWRYCSSKEECVSPLLTTALDTAAERLTSWPRERALTDGISEHPPGRSAAALADDEQALRDLVRLVRTEPGLRAVWLQVHHAAEPVLARVFASRTGLPPDALAPRVQAALLNSALRVAVEEWAWNEERGTTTPGQVISEVLAIAAAGLPR; this comes from the coding sequence GTGGCGGCAGGCAAGGACGGCGCACCGGGTGCCCGGATCGGCCGGCCACCGCTGACCGAGCGGCGCAGGGCGGCGACCCGGCTGGAGATCGCCCGCGAGGCGGTGCGCCTCTTCGCGGCCCGGGGGGTCGCGGCCACCACCGCCGACGAGATCGCGGCGGCGGCCGGGATCTCCCCCCGCACCCTGTGGCGGTACTGCTCGTCCAAGGAGGAGTGCGTCAGCCCCCTGCTGACCACGGCCCTGGACACGGCCGCCGAACGGCTCACCTCCTGGCCGCGCGAACGCGCCTTGACCGACGGCATCAGCGAACACCCGCCGGGGCGTTCGGCCGCCGCCCTCGCCGACGACGAGCAGGCCCTGCGCGACCTGGTCCGCCTGGTGCGCACCGAACCGGGGCTGCGCGCGGTCTGGCTCCAGGTCCACCACGCGGCCGAACCGGTCCTCGCCCGCGTCTTCGCGTCCCGCACCGGCCTCCCGCCCGACGCCCTCGCCCCCCGGGTCCAGGCCGCCCTCCTCAACAGCGCGCTGCGCGTGGCCGTCGAGGAATGGGCCTGGAACGAGGAGCGGGGTACGACCACCCCGGGCCAGGTCATCAGCGAGGTGCTGGCCATCGCGGCGGCGGGGCTGCCCCGCTGA
- a CDS encoding lysine N(6)-hydroxylase/L-ornithine N(5)-oxygenase family protein: MSTPLERSSRPASADPAEPLDLLGIGLGPFNLGLACLAEPLDEIDTLFLETKPDFDWHSGMFLDGAHLQTPFMSDLVTLADPTSPYSFLNYLKESGRLYSFYIRENFYPLRTEYNDYCRWAAARLSSVRFSTTVTEVTYDEESALYTATTAQGDTYRARHLALGTGTPPYVPESCQGLGGDVLHNSRYLEHKAALQAKKSITLVGSGQSAAEIYHDLLAEIDVHGYQLNWVTRSPRFFPLEYTKLTLEMTSPEYIDYFHALPEDTRYGLEQKQKNLFKGIDGELINAIFDLLYEKNVRGPVPTRLLTNTALETAAWDESEGAYTLGLRQEEQGKDFELSSEGLVLATGYQYRVPDFLEPVRDRIRWDGRGRFDIARNYSVDTTGRGIFVQNAGVHTHALTSPDLGMGAYRNSVILRELLGTAPYAVEKSIAFQEFAV; encoded by the coding sequence TTGTCCACGCCTCTTGAGCGATCGTCCCGCCCCGCCTCCGCCGACCCCGCCGAGCCGCTGGACCTGCTCGGCATCGGCCTGGGCCCGTTCAACCTCGGACTGGCCTGCCTCGCCGAGCCGCTGGACGAGATCGACACGCTCTTCCTGGAGACGAAGCCGGACTTCGACTGGCACTCCGGCATGTTCCTGGACGGCGCCCACCTCCAGACGCCGTTCATGTCGGACCTGGTCACCCTCGCCGACCCGACCTCGCCGTACTCCTTCCTCAACTACCTGAAGGAGTCGGGGCGGCTGTACTCCTTCTACATCCGGGAGAACTTCTACCCGCTGCGCACGGAGTACAACGACTACTGCCGCTGGGCCGCCGCCCGCCTCAGCTCGGTGCGCTTCTCGACCACGGTCACCGAGGTGACGTACGACGAGGAGAGCGCGCTCTACACCGCCACCACCGCGCAGGGCGACACCTACCGCGCCCGCCACCTGGCGCTCGGCACCGGCACCCCGCCGTACGTCCCCGAGTCCTGCCAGGGCCTCGGCGGAGACGTGCTGCACAACTCCCGCTACCTGGAACACAAAGCGGCCCTCCAGGCCAAGAAGTCGATCACCCTGGTCGGCAGCGGCCAGAGCGCGGCGGAGATCTACCACGACCTGCTCGCCGAGATCGACGTGCACGGCTACCAGCTCAACTGGGTCACCCGCTCCCCCCGGTTCTTCCCACTGGAGTACACCAAGCTCACGCTGGAGATGACCTCCCCCGAGTACATCGACTACTTCCACGCGCTGCCCGAGGACACCCGGTACGGCCTGGAGCAGAAGCAGAAGAACCTCTTCAAGGGCATCGACGGCGAACTCATCAACGCCATCTTCGACCTGCTCTACGAGAAGAACGTGCGCGGCCCCGTCCCCACCCGGCTGCTCACCAACACCGCCCTGGAGACCGCCGCTTGGGACGAGTCCGAGGGTGCGTACACCCTCGGGCTGCGCCAGGAGGAGCAGGGCAAGGACTTCGAGCTGAGCAGCGAGGGCCTGGTGCTGGCCACCGGCTACCAGTACCGCGTCCCCGACTTCCTGGAGCCGGTCCGCGACCGCATCCGCTGGGACGGGCGCGGCCGGTTCGACATCGCCCGCAACTACAGCGTCGACACCACCGGGCGCGGCATCTTCGTGCAGAACGCCGGAGTCCACACCCACGCCCTCACCTCCCCCGACCTCGGCATGGGCGCCTACCGCAACTCCGTGATCCTGCGGGAGCTGCTGGGCACCGCCCCCTACGCGGTGGAGAAGTCGATCGCCTTCCAGGAGTTCGCCGTATGA
- a CDS encoding siderophore-interacting protein: MTTTPTAPARTPFRFFGVEVRGTRHLSPSMVRLTFGGEELALFESGGRDQSLSLFLPHPGQREPRVPVEAGENWWAVYRAMPEEERAVMRSYTVRAQRRADDGTTEIDVDFALHGDGGPACRWAASALPGDRVVVLGPAVTENVSVRFRPPASAGWALMWADLTSLPATEAILEWLPAGFPVRLWIEVPHAADRRELATAAAAEITWLVADEGAPSAADAVRAAELPAGEPYVWIAGEAGRMRTLRRHLVGERGIDRRAVTFVGYWREGTSEEQLRAESLATGKRRTA, encoded by the coding sequence ATGACCACCACGCCCACCGCCCCCGCCCGCACGCCCTTCCGGTTCTTCGGCGTGGAGGTGCGCGGCACCCGCCACCTCTCCCCCTCGATGGTGCGACTCACCTTCGGCGGCGAGGAGTTGGCACTCTTCGAGTCGGGCGGGCGGGACCAGAGCCTCTCGTTGTTCCTGCCGCACCCCGGGCAGCGCGAGCCGCGCGTACCGGTGGAGGCGGGCGAGAACTGGTGGGCGGTCTACCGGGCGATGCCCGAGGAGGAGCGGGCGGTGATGCGCTCGTACACGGTGCGGGCGCAGCGGCGGGCCGACGACGGGACGACCGAGATCGACGTGGACTTCGCGCTGCACGGCGACGGCGGCCCCGCCTGCCGGTGGGCGGCGTCCGCGCTGCCCGGGGACCGTGTGGTGGTGCTGGGCCCGGCCGTGACGGAGAACGTCTCGGTGCGGTTCCGGCCGCCGGCGTCGGCCGGGTGGGCCCTGATGTGGGCGGACCTGACCTCCCTGCCGGCCACCGAGGCGATCCTGGAGTGGCTGCCGGCCGGCTTCCCGGTGCGGCTGTGGATCGAGGTGCCGCACGCCGCCGACCGGCGCGAACTGGCCACGGCCGCCGCCGCGGAGATCACCTGGCTGGTCGCGGACGAGGGTGCCCCTTCGGCGGCCGACGCGGTCCGGGCGGCCGAACTGCCCGCGGGCGAGCCGTACGTGTGGATCGCGGGGGAGGCGGGGCGGATGCGGACGCTCCGCCGCCACCTGGTGGGCGAGCGCGGCATCGACCGGCGCGCGGTGACCTTCGTCGGGTACTGGCGCGAGGGCACGAGCGAGGAGCAGTTGCGCGCCGAGTCGCTGGCGACCGGCAAGCGGCGCACCGCCTGA
- the glmS gene encoding glutamine--fructose-6-phosphate transaminase (isomerizing), translating to MCGIVGYIGRRDDVAPLLLEGLQRLEYRGYDSAGIAIHGRSGTRSTGLKSVKAKGRVRDLEAKVPARFKGSVGIAHTRWATHGAPNDENAHPHLDADSKVAVVHNGIFDNASDLRARLTADGVVFASETDTEVLAHLIGRSEADTLESKVREAVRQIEGTYGVAVLHADFPDRIVVARNGSPVVLGIGEKEMFVASDVAALVSHTRQVVTLDDGEMATLKADDFRTYTTEGSRTSATPTTVEYEAESWDMGGHDTYMHKEISEQAEAVDRVLRGRIDDRFSTVHLGGLNLDAREARGVRRIKILGCGTSYHAGQIGAQLIEELARIPADAEPASEFRYRNPVVDPDTLYIAVSQSGETYDVLAAVQELKRKGARVLGVVNVVGSAIAREADGGLYVHAGPEVCVVSTKCFTNTVVAFGLLALHLGRTRDLSVADGRRIIAGLRRLPEQIADILSREDEIEKLAEEFTGARSMLFIGRVRGYPVAREASLKLKEVSYIHAEAYPASELKHGPLALIEPAMPTVAIVPDDDLLEKNRAALEEIKAREGKILAVAHREQEKADHTIVVPKNEDELDPILMGIPLQLLAYHTALKLGRDIDKPRNLAKSVTVE from the coding sequence ATGTGCGGAATCGTGGGATACATCGGCCGTCGCGACGATGTCGCGCCGCTGCTGCTGGAAGGGCTCCAGCGTCTGGAGTACCGCGGCTACGACTCGGCCGGCATCGCCATCCACGGCAGGTCCGGCACCAGGTCCACCGGGCTGAAGTCGGTCAAGGCCAAGGGCCGCGTCCGCGACCTGGAGGCCAAGGTCCCCGCCCGCTTCAAGGGCAGCGTGGGCATCGCCCACACCCGCTGGGCCACCCATGGGGCCCCCAACGACGAGAACGCCCACCCTCACCTGGACGCCGACTCCAAGGTCGCCGTCGTCCACAACGGCATCTTCGACAACGCCTCCGACCTGCGCGCCCGGCTCACCGCGGACGGTGTCGTCTTCGCCTCCGAGACCGACACCGAGGTCCTCGCCCACCTCATCGGCCGCTCCGAGGCCGACACCCTGGAGAGCAAGGTCCGCGAGGCCGTCCGCCAGATCGAGGGCACCTACGGCGTCGCCGTGCTGCACGCCGACTTCCCGGACCGGATCGTCGTCGCCCGCAACGGCTCGCCGGTCGTCCTCGGCATCGGCGAGAAGGAGATGTTCGTCGCCTCCGACGTCGCCGCGCTGGTCTCCCACACCCGCCAGGTCGTCACCCTGGACGACGGCGAGATGGCCACCCTCAAGGCCGACGACTTCCGCACCTACACCACCGAGGGCTCGCGCACCTCCGCCACGCCCACCACCGTGGAGTACGAGGCCGAGTCCTGGGACATGGGCGGCCACGACACGTACATGCACAAGGAGATCTCCGAGCAGGCCGAGGCGGTCGACCGGGTGCTGCGCGGCCGGATCGACGACCGGTTCTCCACCGTGCACCTCGGTGGCCTCAACCTCGACGCCCGCGAGGCGCGCGGGGTCCGCCGCATCAAGATCCTGGGCTGCGGCACCTCGTACCACGCCGGGCAGATCGGCGCGCAGCTCATCGAGGAGCTGGCCCGCATCCCCGCCGACGCCGAACCGGCCTCCGAGTTCCGCTACCGCAACCCGGTCGTCGACCCGGACACCCTCTACATCGCCGTCTCGCAGTCCGGCGAGACCTACGACGTGCTCGCCGCCGTGCAGGAGCTGAAGCGCAAGGGCGCCCGTGTCCTCGGTGTGGTCAACGTGGTCGGCTCGGCCATCGCCCGGGAGGCCGACGGCGGGCTGTACGTGCACGCCGGGCCCGAGGTGTGCGTGGTCTCCACCAAGTGCTTCACCAACACCGTGGTCGCCTTCGGCCTGCTCGCCCTCCACCTGGGCCGCACCCGCGACCTGTCGGTGGCCGACGGCAGGCGGATCATCGCCGGTCTGCGCAGGCTGCCCGAGCAGATCGCCGACATCCTCTCCCGCGAGGACGAGATCGAGAAGCTGGCCGAGGAGTTCACCGGGGCCCGCTCGATGCTCTTCATCGGCCGGGTGCGCGGCTACCCGGTGGCCCGCGAGGCGTCGCTGAAGCTCAAGGAGGTGTCGTACATCCACGCGGAGGCGTACCCGGCCTCCGAGCTGAAGCACGGCCCGCTCGCGCTGATCGAGCCCGCCATGCCGACCGTGGCGATCGTCCCCGACGACGACCTGCTGGAGAAGAACCGGGCGGCCCTGGAGGAGATCAAGGCCCGCGAGGGCAAGATCCTCGCCGTCGCCCACCGCGAGCAGGAGAAGGCCGACCACACCATCGTCGTGCCGAAGAACGAGGACGAGCTGGACCCGATCCTGATGGGCATCCCGCTCCAGTTGCTGGCGTACCACACGGCGCTCAAGCTCGGCCGCGACATCGACAAGCCGCGCAACCTGGCGAAGTCCGTCACCGTCGAGTAG
- a CDS encoding IucA/IucC family protein, with protein sequence MSETTPTDRLAAPTAHLTPELWAAAGRHLVRKGLAEFSHERLFTPEPLPGAEPDADGRTVHRVVADDGVTEYRFAARLFALDHWDIDAESITRQGADGTELPLDALDFILDTRTALGIGDAILPVYLEEISATLSGAAWKLAQARPSAAELARAGFQAIETGMTEGHPCFVANNGRIGFDVREYHQYAPETASPVRLLWLAARRDRSTFTSGAGLDYDTLVKGELDPATLARFAATLTGQGLDPADYHLLPVHPWQWWNKLSVTFAAEVAQQRLVLLGEGDDTYLAQQSIRTFFNTSHPDKHYVKTAMSVLNMGFMRGLSAAYMEATPAINDWLAQLVAGDEVFRAARFSIIRERAAIGYHHRQYERATDRYSPYRKMLAALWRESPVPSLGEGQRPATMASLLHTDAGGASLAGALIAESGLAPEVWLRRYLDAYLTPVLHSFYQYDLVYMPHGENVILVIEDGVVDRVIFKDIAEEICVMDPDAVLPPAVERIRAEVPEEMKVLSILTDVFDCFLRFLNAILAAEGVLDEDTFWRTAAESVRGYQESVPHLADKFAQYDLFAPTFALSCLNRLQLRDNQQMVDLADPSGALQLVGDLVNPLAGR encoded by the coding sequence ATGAGTGAGACCACCCCCACCGACCGGCTCGCCGCCCCCACCGCGCACCTCACGCCGGAACTGTGGGCCGCCGCCGGCCGCCATCTGGTCCGCAAGGGCCTCGCCGAGTTCTCCCACGAACGGCTGTTCACGCCCGAGCCGCTGCCCGGCGCCGAGCCGGACGCGGACGGCCGGACCGTCCATCGCGTGGTGGCCGACGACGGCGTGACCGAGTACCGGTTCGCCGCCCGGCTCTTCGCCCTGGACCACTGGGACATCGACGCCGAGTCGATCACCCGGCAGGGCGCGGACGGCACCGAACTCCCGCTGGACGCCCTCGACTTCATTCTCGACACGCGGACCGCGCTGGGCATCGGCGACGCCATCCTCCCGGTGTACCTGGAGGAGATCTCCGCCACCCTCTCCGGCGCCGCCTGGAAGCTGGCCCAGGCCCGCCCCAGCGCCGCCGAGCTGGCCCGCGCCGGCTTCCAGGCGATCGAGACGGGGATGACCGAGGGCCACCCCTGCTTCGTCGCCAACAACGGGCGGATCGGCTTCGACGTCCGCGAGTACCACCAGTACGCCCCCGAGACCGCCTCCCCGGTCCGGCTGCTCTGGCTCGCCGCCCGCCGCGACCGCTCCACCTTCACCAGTGGGGCCGGGCTCGACTACGACACCCTGGTCAAGGGGGAGCTGGACCCGGCGACGCTGGCCCGGTTCGCCGCCACCCTCACCGGGCAGGGCCTGGACCCGGCCGACTACCACCTGCTTCCGGTCCACCCCTGGCAGTGGTGGAACAAGCTCTCCGTCACCTTCGCCGCCGAGGTCGCCCAGCAGCGTCTGGTCCTGCTCGGCGAGGGGGACGACACCTACCTGGCGCAGCAGTCGATCCGGACCTTCTTCAACACCAGCCACCCCGACAAGCACTACGTGAAGACCGCGATGTCGGTGCTGAACATGGGCTTCATGCGGGGACTGTCGGCCGCCTACATGGAGGCCACCCCGGCGATCAACGACTGGCTCGCCCAGCTCGTCGCCGGCGACGAGGTCTTCCGGGCCGCCCGCTTCTCGATCATCCGCGAGCGCGCCGCCATCGGCTACCACCACCGCCAGTACGAGCGGGCCACCGACCGGTACTCGCCGTACCGCAAGATGCTGGCCGCGCTCTGGCGGGAGAGCCCGGTCCCCTCGCTCGGCGAGGGGCAGCGGCCGGCCACCATGGCCTCGCTGCTGCACACCGACGCCGGCGGCGCCTCGCTGGCGGGCGCGCTGATCGCCGAGTCGGGCCTGGCGCCCGAGGTGTGGCTGCGCCGCTACCTGGACGCGTACCTCACGCCGGTGCTGCACTCCTTCTACCAGTACGACCTGGTGTACATGCCGCACGGTGAGAACGTCATCCTCGTCATCGAGGACGGCGTCGTCGACCGGGTGATCTTCAAGGACATCGCCGAGGAGATCTGCGTCATGGACCCGGACGCGGTGCTGCCGCCGGCCGTGGAGCGGATCAGGGCCGAGGTGCCGGAGGAGATGAAGGTCCTCTCGATCCTCACCGACGTCTTCGACTGCTTCCTGCGCTTCCTCAACGCCATCCTGGCCGCCGAGGGCGTCCTCGACGAGGACACCTTCTGGCGGACGGCGGCCGAGTCGGTCCGGGGGTACCAGGAGTCCGTGCCGCACCTGGCCGACAAGTTCGCCCAGTACGACCTGTTCGCGCCGACGTTCGCGCTCTCCTGCCTCAACCGGCTCCAGCTGCGCGACAACCAGCAGATGGTCGACCTGGCCGACCCTTCGGGCGCCCTGCAACTCGTCGGCGACCTGGTCAACCCGCTCGCGGGCCGCTGA
- a CDS encoding universal stress protein gives MAGHESFEPADRKRQVADPSAQPLAAEEARQPCDPAFRHGVVVGFDGSTSSERALAYAIGMARRSGSGLIIVHVANRLPTTVWAGCEPPVFVDVPDHRTEVLGLELACAEYLGDVPWILVERGGDICHELEEVGIEYEADAIVVGSSQGVVGRLFGSVAGRLARRARRPVVVIP, from the coding sequence ATGGCCGGTCACGAATCCTTTGAACCAGCGGACCGCAAGCGGCAGGTGGCCGATCCCTCGGCCCAGCCCCTGGCGGCGGAAGAAGCACGTCAGCCCTGCGATCCGGCCTTCCGGCACGGCGTCGTCGTCGGATTCGACGGGTCGACCTCCAGCGAGCGCGCCCTCGCCTACGCGATCGGCATGGCCCGGCGCTCCGGCTCGGGCCTGATCATCGTCCACGTGGCCAACCGGCTGCCCACCACGGTGTGGGCCGGCTGCGAGCCCCCCGTCTTCGTCGACGTGCCCGACCACCGGACCGAGGTGCTGGGGCTGGAGCTGGCCTGCGCCGAGTACCTGGGGGACGTGCCCTGGATCCTGGTCGAGCGCGGCGGCGACATCTGCCACGAGCTGGAGGAGGTCGGCATCGAGTACGAGGCCGACGCCATCGTGGTCGGCTCCAGCCAGGGCGTCGTCGGGCGGCTCTTCGGCTCGGTCGCGGGCCGGCTGGCCCGGCGGGCGCGGCGGCCGGTCGTCGTCATCCCCTGA